A stretch of Xanthocytophaga agilis DNA encodes these proteins:
- the xseA gene encoding exodeoxyribonuclease VII large subunit, with protein sequence MNDILSVSDLTHVIKAILEEDPDLQQISVKGEVSNLTIHSSGHAYFTLKDEESQISCVMFRGQISPLIRPLLKAGAKLVVEGDVTVYVSRGQYQMQVTSIRDAGIGDLFQQFLLLKEKLKEEGLFEWEHKKPLPAFPQKIGIVTSPTGAVIQDMLRVFERRYPCVEVILSPSLVQGDLAAESVIRAFRRLQEEPDLDVIIIARGGGSTEDLWGFNDERLARTIFDSAIPVVSAIGHETDFTILDFVADVRAATPTAAAELTTPDRAELLNALDSTKIYFLELLQKQLNESEQFLDDFTERLGWQMSRLLQNNKSQLDLLEAQLQILNPKAFLTQGYSITLKDGKKILSSEELQKGDEIETVLQDGRVTSIVK encoded by the coding sequence GTGAATGACATACTTTCGGTCAGTGACCTGACTCATGTGATTAAAGCCATTCTGGAAGAAGATCCGGACTTACAACAGATTTCAGTAAAAGGAGAAGTCTCTAACCTGACAATCCACTCTTCCGGACATGCCTATTTTACCCTGAAAGATGAAGAGTCGCAAATTTCCTGCGTGATGTTTCGCGGGCAGATTAGTCCACTGATACGACCTTTGCTCAAAGCAGGAGCCAAACTGGTGGTAGAGGGTGATGTGACTGTCTATGTATCTCGTGGTCAATACCAGATGCAGGTAACGAGTATCCGGGATGCAGGAATTGGCGACTTATTTCAACAGTTTTTATTACTCAAAGAAAAACTCAAAGAAGAAGGGCTGTTTGAATGGGAGCATAAAAAGCCCTTGCCTGCCTTTCCTCAGAAAATAGGTATAGTGACTTCGCCAACCGGAGCGGTGATACAAGACATGTTGCGGGTATTTGAACGCCGTTATCCCTGTGTTGAGGTGATACTGTCTCCCTCTCTGGTTCAGGGCGACTTAGCCGCCGAGTCTGTGATCCGGGCTTTTCGGCGACTTCAGGAAGAACCTGATCTGGATGTGATAATTATTGCCAGGGGTGGGGGTTCTACGGAAGATTTGTGGGGGTTCAATGATGAACGTCTTGCCCGAACCATTTTTGATTCGGCTATTCCTGTAGTGTCAGCGATTGGACACGAAACTGATTTTACCATTCTCGATTTTGTAGCCGATGTTCGGGCTGCTACACCTACAGCGGCTGCCGAACTCACCACGCCTGACCGGGCTGAATTACTGAATGCACTGGATAGTACCAAGATCTATTTTCTGGAACTATTGCAAAAGCAACTGAATGAAAGCGAACAGTTTTTGGATGACTTTACTGAACGGTTAGGGTGGCAGATGAGTCGTTTATTGCAAAACAACAAAAGCCAGCTGGATTTACTTGAAGCCCAGCTTCAGATATTAAATCCCAAAGCCTTCCTGACCCAGGGATATTCCATTACATTGAAGGATGGCAAGAAGATACTTTCTTCTGAGGAACTGCAGAAAGGGGATGAGATTGAAACCGTCTTACAGGATGGCCGTGTGACATCGATAGTGAAGTGA
- a CDS encoding 3-oxoacyl-ACP reductase family protein gives MKKLANKIALVTGGSRGIGAAIVRRLAAEGASVAFTYSQSAEKAQTIANEINAAGGHAIAIGADSARSADIIQAVSQTVAEFGGLDILVNNAGIYIGKDFHQHTIDEYDQIMDVNVKAVYVATLEAVKHLKTGGRIITIGSNMADNAIGTQTTLYTMSKSALQGFTRGLARDLGPKGITVTLVQPGPTNTDMNPADTEHADYARSRMALPKYGTVEDVAGLVAFLASEEGKQITGSWVTIDGGFNA, from the coding sequence ATGAAAAAGTTAGCAAACAAAATAGCATTAGTAACTGGCGGAAGCCGTGGAATAGGGGCTGCAATTGTACGTCGTTTAGCGGCCGAAGGAGCAAGTGTAGCTTTTACATATAGTCAGTCAGCAGAGAAAGCCCAAACCATAGCCAATGAAATCAATGCTGCCGGTGGTCATGCCATCGCCATAGGAGCAGATAGTGCCCGATCAGCCGATATTATCCAGGCAGTAAGCCAAACTGTTGCTGAATTTGGAGGCCTTGATATATTGGTGAATAATGCGGGCATCTACATTGGTAAAGACTTTCACCAGCATACTATTGATGAATACGACCAGATAATGGATGTAAATGTAAAAGCGGTGTATGTAGCCACATTGGAAGCTGTAAAACACCTGAAAACCGGTGGACGAATCATCACCATAGGAAGTAACATGGCCGATAACGCTATAGGAACGCAAACCACACTCTATACGATGAGTAAATCAGCCTTACAAGGTTTTACCCGTGGACTGGCACGTGATCTAGGCCCAAAAGGGATTACTGTTACACTGGTGCAGCCCGGTCCAACCAATACGGATATGAACCCAGCAGATACTGAGCACGCCGACTATGCACGCAGCCGGATGGCTCTACCCAAGTATGGTACAGTGGAAGATGTGGCAGGCCTGGTAGCATTTTTGGCAAGCGAAGAGGGGAAACAAATCACGGGCTCATGGGTAACTATTGATGGAGGCTTTAATGCCTGA
- a CDS encoding GNAT family N-acetyltransferase, with translation MELTIRDATSDDVPAILAIINHAIAHTTAVYDYQPRLLDVQQAWFDKKQVDNMPVLVADYNGKVIGFGSYGIFRPWEGYRFSVEHSIYVSEESRGKGVGKILLEVLIDRARKQGFHTMIAGIDAENVVSCELHRKLGFQETGRLKEVGYKFDKWLDLAFMQLYL, from the coding sequence ATGGAACTCACTATACGCGATGCTACATCGGACGATGTACCTGCTATTCTTGCTATTATCAACCATGCTATAGCACATACTACGGCTGTGTATGATTATCAACCTCGGTTGCTGGATGTTCAGCAAGCCTGGTTTGATAAGAAACAAGTAGATAACATGCCTGTACTGGTGGCTGATTACAATGGAAAAGTAATAGGATTTGGGAGTTATGGTATTTTCAGACCCTGGGAAGGCTATCGTTTCAGTGTAGAGCATTCCATCTACGTTTCTGAAGAATCACGGGGAAAAGGAGTGGGGAAGATATTATTGGAAGTGTTGATAGATAGAGCCCGTAAGCAAGGATTTCATACCATGATTGCGGGTATTGATGCGGAAAACGTAGTCAGTTGTGAACTGCATCGGAAACTTGGCTTTCAGGAAACAGGACGGCTAAAAGAAGTGGGATATAAATTTGACAAATGGCTGGATCTGGCCTTTATGCAGTTATATTTGTAG
- a CDS encoding methyltransferase domain-containing protein: MLYLMNAIHTVSAEIQKKSIDGRLLAKYAQIEENDILVDLTSDMDTNIVVFKDIVAPYGKVIGIVPTTLSATTDVTRQTTGFVSVEFRQGNPEELPLAGSSAHVVTNSQVLNLAHNTEKVFAEIFRVLKPGGRSAITAIIQHAELSDYLVAIEKLGFENIQVKQQQAVSLTDLTLNGYLSEQEIVAIPKEITDLLYLTVYAEKPGNGMGVQSCVCS, from the coding sequence ATGCTTTATCTTATGAATGCTATACACACAGTAAGTGCTGAAATTCAAAAAAAATCCATTGATGGACGTTTGCTTGCAAAATATGCCCAGATTGAAGAAAATGATATCTTGGTTGATCTGACTAGTGATATGGATACCAATATAGTTGTTTTCAAGGATATCGTAGCTCCCTATGGCAAAGTAATCGGAATTGTACCAACAACCCTATCTGCCACAACAGATGTTACACGCCAAACAACGGGCTTTGTAAGTGTCGAATTTCGTCAGGGCAATCCAGAAGAATTGCCACTCGCTGGATCTTCTGCACATGTTGTTACCAACAGTCAGGTACTGAATCTAGCACACAACACAGAAAAAGTCTTTGCTGAAATCTTTCGCGTACTTAAACCAGGAGGTCGATCGGCTATTACAGCGATTATTCAGCATGCAGAGCTGTCTGATTATCTGGTAGCTATTGAGAAGCTGGGATTTGAAAATATACAGGTCAAGCAGCAACAGGCTGTTTCTCTTACAGATTTGACGTTGAATGGATATTTATCTGAACAGGAAATAGTGGCTATTCCAAAAGAAATAACTGATTTGCTCTATCTTACTGTCTATGCAGAAAAGCCGGGTAATGGAATGGGTGTACAGTCTTGTGTTTGTTCATAA
- a CDS encoding TonB-dependent receptor, translating into MKHKLYKLSLICLFALLWHSAAVAQSKTVTGKVTDKAEPLVGVTVVVKGTTTGTVTNEKGAFSIKVPGDDAVLIFSSVGYTAQEVAVGSKSEIDVSLLSDGLELSEITVVGSRNANRTQLESVAPVDIISVNQMAQSMPQPDLSQMLKQVAPSFNALQQVGGDLDSHVTPVQLRNQPPNQTLLLLNGKRRHVSSLLQLYNRTGPSTSADLMTIPTLAVEKVEILRDGAAAQYGSDAIAGVMNINLRKSVNELSASYYTSIYKEGDGVTHQLMANYGLPLGKNGGFINMTGEITSRGSTTRTPDGGYDGVVYGDDYLNNRFKDANGQSIITNPEIIANPTNSALLTDDGLMEARGLTRKNFQMINGLSKMTNSSLFFNAGVPLSDKSRFYAFGGINYRNTLSGCYYRFPRQTDRVIYEVYPNGFLPQLTSIITDKSVTAGIQGKLGVFDVDFSNTFGSSKFRYGMVNTLNASYGPESPTTMRLGDNIFTQNTTSLAFSHYFNNPFGSEIKGINLAFGAEMRIENFQITPGQVESYTKGTYGTFTSPSDNYNYTQSINADAKNADGSDIILPYRGYVYDFNNYSPNCQCFRGFTPQQQADAYRNVAAGYIDVEADLSHKFTISGAARFENYSDFGSVITGKIAARYSILANVHLRGSASTGFRAPSLHELYYAQTSTVFTPEGVPFDVGFFTNQSSAAKALGIPQLKEENSKNVSFGIAFEPMQGFEITADAYWFRVTDKIILTGNFDGPSVGGNFKNVIGAGAAQFFTNGADVESKGLDLVANYTRTLGNSKLILSLAANWNKVEFVAVHPAKLKLGPDATLTPEQISDLYLSRSVRGNYEEGNPRQKYILSATFMPKKWTFMARTIYYGSVWSRSAYADETTGQYYDYKLDGRATVDLSVGYTIFKGLNLSVGGENIFDVYPTRILPALTDSNRFGYENYQMGFQGAYYYARLGFKF; encoded by the coding sequence ATGAAACACAAACTCTACAAACTATCTCTCATCTGTCTTTTTGCATTGCTTTGGCATAGTGCGGCTGTTGCACAAAGCAAAACAGTTACCGGAAAAGTTACCGACAAGGCTGAACCACTGGTAGGTGTAACGGTGGTAGTAAAAGGCACGACCACGGGTACTGTCACCAATGAAAAGGGAGCCTTTTCAATCAAGGTTCCAGGCGATGATGCGGTACTGATTTTCTCCTCGGTGGGCTATACCGCACAGGAAGTAGCCGTAGGCTCCAAATCAGAGATCGATGTTAGTCTGCTTAGTGACGGACTCGAACTCAGTGAAATCACGGTAGTAGGTTCACGGAACGCCAACAGGACTCAGCTGGAATCTGTAGCCCCGGTGGATATTATTTCTGTCAACCAGATGGCACAAAGCATGCCTCAACCGGATTTAAGTCAGATGCTCAAGCAGGTAGCCCCGTCTTTTAATGCCCTTCAACAGGTAGGTGGCGATCTGGACTCTCACGTAACTCCGGTACAGTTACGCAATCAGCCACCCAATCAAACTTTGTTATTATTAAATGGTAAAAGACGGCATGTATCCTCTCTTTTACAATTGTATAACCGTACAGGTCCGTCTACCTCTGCCGACCTGATGACAATTCCTACCCTGGCCGTTGAAAAAGTAGAAATCCTGCGGGATGGAGCGGCAGCACAATATGGATCTGATGCCATTGCAGGTGTAATGAACATTAACCTCAGAAAATCGGTCAATGAGCTATCAGCCAGCTACTATACATCCATTTACAAAGAAGGTGACGGAGTAACTCACCAACTTATGGCTAACTATGGCCTGCCATTGGGTAAAAACGGAGGATTCATTAACATGACAGGTGAAATTACTTCCAGAGGAAGCACCACCCGTACTCCGGATGGAGGATATGATGGTGTTGTGTATGGTGATGATTATCTGAACAACCGCTTCAAAGATGCCAATGGACAATCCATTATTACCAATCCGGAAATTATTGCCAACCCTACCAATTCTGCCCTGCTTACAGATGATGGTTTAATGGAAGCACGTGGATTAACCCGTAAAAACTTCCAGATGATCAACGGTCTTAGCAAAATGACTAATTCTTCGCTGTTCTTCAATGCCGGTGTTCCATTAAGTGATAAGAGTCGTTTTTATGCTTTTGGAGGAATCAACTACCGCAATACATTAAGTGGTTGCTACTATCGCTTTCCTCGTCAGACAGACCGGGTAATTTATGAAGTATATCCCAATGGCTTCCTGCCTCAGCTGACCTCTATCATTACCGACAAATCTGTTACAGCAGGTATTCAAGGGAAGCTGGGTGTGTTTGATGTAGATTTCAGCAACACATTTGGTAGCAGTAAATTCCGGTATGGCATGGTCAACACCCTCAACGCTTCCTATGGCCCTGAGTCTCCAACTACCATGCGCCTGGGTGATAACATCTTTACGCAAAACACTACCAGCTTAGCCTTCTCGCATTATTTCAACAATCCGTTTGGCAGTGAGATCAAAGGTATTAACCTGGCGTTTGGTGCAGAGATGCGTATCGAAAACTTCCAGATCACCCCAGGTCAGGTTGAGTCATATACCAAAGGCACATATGGTACCTTCACTTCGCCTTCCGACAATTACAACTATACCCAAAGCATAAATGCAGATGCTAAAAATGCCGATGGTTCTGATATCATACTACCCTACAGAGGCTATGTATATGACTTCAACAACTACTCTCCCAACTGCCAGTGTTTCAGAGGATTTACCCCACAACAGCAGGCAGATGCCTATCGCAATGTAGCAGCAGGCTATATAGATGTGGAAGCTGATTTAAGCCATAAGTTTACGATCTCTGGTGCAGCTCGCTTTGAAAATTATAGTGACTTCGGAAGTGTAATCACAGGAAAAATCGCAGCTCGTTATTCTATCCTGGCGAATGTTCACTTGCGTGGATCTGCCAGCACAGGCTTCCGTGCACCAAGCTTACACGAACTGTATTATGCTCAGACATCTACCGTATTTACACCAGAAGGTGTACCCTTTGACGTAGGCTTCTTTACCAACCAGAGTTCAGCAGCCAAAGCATTGGGTATTCCTCAGTTAAAAGAAGAAAACTCTAAAAACGTAAGCTTTGGTATTGCCTTCGAACCTATGCAGGGCTTTGAGATCACAGCGGATGCCTACTGGTTCCGTGTAACCGATAAAATTATCCTAACAGGCAACTTTGATGGACCATCCGTAGGTGGAAACTTTAAAAATGTGATTGGAGCAGGTGCAGCTCAGTTCTTCACCAATGGTGCCGATGTGGAGTCCAAAGGATTGGATCTGGTAGCGAACTACACCAGAACACTTGGAAACTCCAAGTTAATTCTTTCTCTGGCGGCCAACTGGAACAAAGTTGAATTTGTAGCTGTACATCCGGCTAAATTAAAGCTTGGCCCGGATGCCACTCTGACCCCAGAGCAAATATCTGATCTGTATCTGAGTCGTTCTGTAAGGGGCAACTATGAGGAAGGCAATCCTCGTCAAAAATACATTTTATCAGCCACCTTTATGCCTAAAAAATGGACGTTTATGGCACGTACTATTTACTATGGTTCGGTATGGTCGCGTAGTGCCTATGCGGATGAAACCACAGGCCAATACTATGATTATAAGCTGGACGGACGTGCTACAGTGGACCTGAGTGTAGGGTATACGATATTCAAAGGACTGAATTTGTCTGTTGGTGGTGAAAATATCTTTGATGTATATCCAACCCGTATCCTCCCTGCCCTGACGGACAGCAATCGCTTTGGGTATGAAAACTACCAGATGGGCTTTCAGGGAGCTTATTATTATGCACGTCTTGGATTCAAATTCTAA
- the xseB gene encoding exodeoxyribonuclease VII small subunit — MNSSETFNLEKSLTRIRDIQSLLQEGNQPFDDSVGLFEEATQLINACRSYLLEAEVRLQKLSEK; from the coding sequence GTGAATTCCTCCGAAACCTTTAATCTCGAAAAGTCTCTCACTCGCATTCGCGACATCCAATCTTTACTACAGGAAGGCAATCAGCCTTTTGATGATTCTGTTGGTCTTTTTGAAGAAGCCACTCAGTTGATTAACGCATGTCGTTCGTATTTGCTGGAAGCTGAAGTGAGGCTTCAAAAATTATCTGAAAAATAG
- a CDS encoding helix-turn-helix domain-containing protein, translated as MRKENSTNALNEKRIIDTCGMAVSLRVIGGRWKPAILCRLVYGTMRYSELKKSIEGISERMLVAQLRELEQDGIVRRVVYAEVPPRVEYEITELGNTMKPMLGAMSDWGNAHRSLTEQKSTSDSELTEA; from the coding sequence ATGAGAAAAGAGAACTCAACCAACGCTTTGAATGAAAAACGCATTATAGACACGTGCGGTATGGCGGTTTCTTTACGGGTAATCGGTGGCAGATGGAAGCCAGCCATTTTGTGTCGGCTGGTGTATGGTACTATGCGTTACAGTGAGTTGAAAAAATCGATAGAAGGGATTTCTGAGCGAATGCTCGTGGCTCAACTGCGTGAACTGGAGCAGGATGGGATAGTGCGCAGAGTAGTATATGCCGAAGTTCCGCCAAGAGTGGAATATGAGATCACTGAGTTAGGGAATACCATGAAACCTATGCTGGGCGCGATGTCTGACTGGGGCAATGCTCATCGCAGTTTAACCGAACAAAAATCCACTTCCGATTCTGAATTGACAGAAGCTTAA
- a CDS encoding alpha-L-rhamnosidase C-terminal domain-containing protein has translation MQRKLLLLCFLVWTGHAFSQNAAVNPALLKSYWQARWIVYPNVSQQAYGIYHFRKTLELTSKPSTFIVHVSADNRYRLLINGQPVASGPARSDLLNWNFETIDLAPYLKAGKNVLAALVWNAAESRPFAQMSYQTGFIMQGNSVVEEVVNTNSTWKAFDNEAYQPLPIDKKRLRAYFVAGDGDWVDGNVYPWGWEKTDFDDTSWQAAQATWFTAKPRGLGSDGNWMLVPREIPMMEEKLERLKTVRRVSGTKADDAFLTGKQPVIIPANSKASILLDQSYLTNAYPELVVSDGKNASITLTYAEALWDAKHQKGNRNEIEGKEMIGMQDRFVTDGGEKRVFRPLWFRTYRYLQLDIETKENPLAINDLYGIFTGYPFKENAYFKTTDPTLAKIWEVGWRTARLCAAESYFDCPYYEQLQYVGDTRVQSMISLYVTGDDKLMRKAILDFDHSRIPDGLTQSRYPCYDLQVIPTFSLFWVDMVHDYWMHRKDEVFVKERLKGVASVLDWHRQRLASNGMLGKLEWWNFVDWSWPWNPAEYFGGVPAGGITGNSSVLALQYAYALQRAAQLFTAFGKNEEAKDYQQTARTITESTYILCWDNSRKLLADTPDKKQFSQHANTMAILTDAIPADQQKELLGRVATDTSITQCTYYYRFYIFEALKKTGLGDQYLSMLTPWKDQLAIGLTTFAENPEPTRSDCHAWSASPLYHFLSLVCGIQSNAPGFEKVKIEPNLGSLTQIDGQVPHPAGNIQVKFQKTKTGMKGEVVLPASVTGELVWKGKTLPLKAGKQTITL, from the coding sequence ATGCAAAGAAAACTACTGCTTCTCTGCTTCCTGGTATGGACAGGACATGCATTCTCTCAGAATGCAGCTGTGAATCCTGCACTATTGAAAAGTTACTGGCAGGCACGCTGGATTGTCTATCCTAACGTTTCCCAACAAGCGTATGGGATCTATCATTTTCGTAAAACCCTGGAGCTGACCAGTAAGCCATCTACCTTTATTGTGCATGTATCGGCTGATAACCGCTATCGGTTGCTGATAAATGGACAGCCTGTGGCCAGTGGTCCGGCACGCAGTGATTTGTTGAACTGGAACTTTGAGACCATAGATCTGGCTCCGTATCTGAAAGCTGGAAAGAATGTACTGGCTGCTCTGGTCTGGAATGCTGCCGAATCTCGTCCGTTTGCCCAGATGTCCTATCAGACCGGATTTATTATGCAGGGAAACTCTGTTGTGGAAGAGGTTGTCAATACTAATAGCACCTGGAAGGCATTTGATAACGAAGCCTACCAGCCATTGCCTATAGATAAAAAGCGGCTAAGGGCCTATTTTGTGGCAGGAGATGGGGACTGGGTAGATGGCAATGTATACCCGTGGGGATGGGAAAAGACAGATTTTGATGATACCTCCTGGCAAGCTGCACAAGCTACCTGGTTTACAGCTAAACCGCGTGGCCTTGGATCAGATGGAAACTGGATGCTGGTGCCTCGCGAAATTCCTATGATGGAGGAAAAATTGGAAAGACTAAAGACTGTACGAAGGGTCTCTGGTACAAAAGCAGACGATGCATTTCTCACAGGAAAACAACCTGTAATTATCCCAGCTAACTCCAAAGCCAGTATTCTGCTGGATCAAAGTTATCTGACCAATGCCTATCCCGAACTGGTAGTGAGTGATGGAAAAAATGCCAGCATTACCCTTACCTACGCCGAAGCATTATGGGATGCAAAACACCAGAAAGGGAATCGAAACGAGATTGAGGGGAAAGAAATGATTGGGATGCAGGATCGTTTTGTGACAGATGGAGGGGAGAAGCGGGTATTTCGTCCATTATGGTTTCGTACCTACCGTTATCTGCAACTGGATATTGAAACGAAAGAAAATCCACTGGCTATCAATGACCTGTATGGCATATTTACAGGCTATCCTTTTAAAGAAAATGCTTACTTCAAAACCACGGACCCAACACTGGCAAAGATATGGGAGGTAGGGTGGCGTACAGCCCGGTTATGTGCAGCCGAATCCTATTTTGACTGCCCTTATTATGAGCAGTTGCAGTATGTAGGTGATACGCGGGTACAGTCAATGATCTCACTGTATGTAACTGGTGACGACAAACTGATGCGTAAGGCTATTCTGGATTTTGACCATTCGCGTATTCCAGATGGACTAACACAGAGTCGCTATCCCTGTTATGACTTACAGGTGATTCCTACGTTTTCGCTGTTCTGGGTAGATATGGTGCATGATTATTGGATGCACCGCAAAGATGAGGTGTTTGTTAAAGAGCGTTTAAAAGGTGTTGCCAGTGTACTGGACTGGCATCGGCAGCGTCTGGCTTCCAATGGAATGCTGGGTAAACTAGAGTGGTGGAACTTTGTCGACTGGTCGTGGCCCTGGAATCCTGCCGAATATTTTGGCGGTGTACCCGCAGGGGGCATAACCGGAAATTCTTCTGTCTTAGCTCTGCAATATGCCTATGCCTTGCAACGAGCCGCACAGTTGTTTACAGCCTTTGGAAAAAATGAAGAGGCAAAGGACTATCAGCAGACAGCCCGGACAATCACAGAAAGTACCTATATACTTTGCTGGGATAATTCCCGAAAGTTATTGGCAGATACGCCGGATAAAAAACAGTTTAGCCAGCATGCCAATACAATGGCAATTCTTACAGATGCTATTCCTGCCGATCAGCAAAAAGAATTATTAGGTCGGGTCGCTACAGATACATCCATTACACAGTGTACCTATTATTATCGGTTTTATATTTTTGAAGCACTGAAGAAGACAGGACTGGGTGATCAGTATCTGAGTATGCTTACTCCGTGGAAAGATCAGTTGGCTATCGGTCTGACTACCTTTGCTGAAAATCCGGAGCCTACCCGTTCGGACTGCCATGCCTGGAGTGCTTCGCCTCTGTATCATTTTCTGTCGCTGGTGTGTGGTATCCAGTCCAATGCCCCAGGATTTGAAAAGGTAAAGATTGAGCCTAACCTTGGTAGTCTGACACAGATAGATGGACAGGTGCCACATCCTGCCGGAAACATTCAGGTGAAGTTTCAGAAGACCAAAACCGGAATGAAAGGGGAGGTAGTTTTGCCTGCATCTGTAACAGGTGAACTGGTATGGAAAGGAAAAACGCTTCCGCTGAAAGCAGGGAAGCAGACTATTACCTTGTAA